The proteins below come from a single Candidatus Hydrogenedentota bacterium genomic window:
- a CDS encoding butyryl-CoA:acetate CoA-transferase, with product MSDIMSEYREKLVSAEEAAAMVQSNDLVDYYAFTASSRYLDAALAGRVGALENVTIRSELRLAPPFAVFMADPGARSFTLDSLFYGPIELMVPPAQRTATPAPLSFFEALFRRGDLQCDVAAIMVSPPDNEGYMHFCPSPGLARTLATHARLFFAEINESYFPIQGTEDRRIHLSEVSHVIEGDNPPMLGVPAPAASAEDQQIAAHILGVIQDGSCLQIGYGAVPDAVAALIGETELRDLGIHTEFLSDGIMRLYKAGRITGAKKTTDPGKILAGIAFGSSELYEFIRECPDLYMSSPTYSNNPGIIRQNDNFVSINAFLEIDLSGQVNAESIGTDVRSGTGGQLDFVIGAQQARDGKAILCSASTYTRKDGVRVSRILPTLTRGATVTTPRSCVQYVCTEYGMVNLRGRNLWERSERLISIAHPDFRDELIREAEAMGVWRNRNRVGGE from the coding sequence ATGTCCGACATTATGAGTGAATACCGCGAAAAGCTTGTCTCCGCTGAAGAGGCGGCCGCCATGGTGCAGTCCAACGACCTTGTGGATTACTACGCTTTCACGGCGTCCTCGCGGTACCTCGACGCGGCGCTTGCGGGGCGCGTAGGCGCCCTTGAGAACGTCACCATCCGCAGCGAGCTACGGCTGGCCCCGCCGTTCGCGGTGTTCATGGCCGACCCCGGCGCGCGCTCGTTCACGCTGGATTCGCTTTTCTACGGGCCCATCGAGCTGATGGTCCCCCCGGCGCAGCGGACCGCGACGCCCGCCCCCCTCTCCTTTTTCGAGGCGCTGTTCCGCCGCGGCGACCTGCAGTGCGACGTGGCCGCCATCATGGTCAGCCCCCCGGACAACGAGGGCTATATGCATTTCTGCCCCTCGCCGGGGCTCGCGAGGACGCTTGCGACGCATGCCCGCCTGTTCTTTGCGGAAATCAATGAATCCTATTTCCCCATTCAGGGGACCGAGGACCGCCGCATTCACCTTTCCGAAGTCAGCCATGTCATCGAGGGCGACAACCCCCCGATGCTGGGGGTTCCCGCCCCCGCCGCCTCCGCGGAGGACCAGCAGATTGCCGCGCACATCCTTGGCGTGATCCAGGACGGCTCGTGCCTTCAGATAGGCTACGGCGCGGTGCCCGACGCGGTGGCCGCCCTCATCGGCGAAACGGAGCTGCGGGACCTCGGCATCCACACGGAATTCCTCAGCGACGGCATCATGCGTCTTTACAAGGCCGGCAGGATCACCGGCGCGAAAAAGACGACCGACCCCGGCAAGATTCTTGCCGGCATCGCTTTCGGCTCGTCAGAACTCTACGAGTTCATCCGCGAATGCCCCGACCTTTACATGAGCTCGCCCACCTACTCCAACAATCCCGGCATCATCCGGCAGAATGACAACTTTGTCAGCATCAATGCGTTCCTGGAAATTGACCTTTCAGGACAGGTGAACGCCGAGTCCATCGGCACGGATGTGCGCTCCGGAACCGGCGGCCAGCTTGACTTCGTCATCGGCGCGCAGCAGGCCCGCGACGGCAAGGCCATCCTGTGCAGCGCCTCGACGTACACCAGGAAGGACGGGGTCCGCGTCTCCCGGATACTGCCGACCCTGACCCGGGGTGCGACCGTGACCACGCCGCGCTCCTGCGTGCAGTATGTCTGCACCGAATACGGCATGGTCAACCTCCGCGGACGCAATCTCTGGGAGCGGTCCGAGCGCCTTATCAGCATCGCCCACCCCGATTTCCGTGATGAGTTAATCCGGGAGGCGGAGGCCATGGGCGTCTGGCGCAACCGGAACCGCGTCGGCGGCGAATGA
- a CDS encoding CoA-binding protein, with the protein MPSIAIVGASADRRKYGNKAVRAFLKGGWTVYPVNPRIDRVEGLSAFASVGDIPGPVDRVSMYVPAAVGLAMLDDIAAKAPKEFFLNPGSESPELAAAAAEKGLSPVLACSIVNIGLRPDQFPDE; encoded by the coding sequence ATGCCCAGCATCGCCATTGTCGGCGCGTCCGCGGACCGGCGGAAGTATGGAAACAAGGCGGTGCGCGCCTTTCTGAAAGGCGGATGGACGGTGTATCCCGTGAATCCCCGTATTGACCGCGTGGAGGGGCTGTCCGCCTTTGCCTCGGTGGGGGACATCCCCGGCCCGGTGGACCGGGTTTCCATGTATGTCCCGGCCGCCGTGGGGCTGGCCATGCTGGACGACATCGCGGCCAAGGCGCCGAAAGAGTTTTTCCTCAATCCGGGCTCGGAAAGCCCGGAACTGGCCGCTGCGGCGGCGGAAAAAGGGCTGTCCCCGGTGCTGGCATGCAGCATCGTCAATATCGGCCTGCGTCCGGACCAGTTTCCGGACGAATAA